The Pseudarthrobacter sulfonivorans genome includes a window with the following:
- a CDS encoding cation:proton antiporter regulatory subunit — MNVDETDLPGMGRRKDFMTTSGRRIGVVELREGTMELIVSTWDDPDTCQASIPLTGDEAATLGNLLGGQHLAMKLTEEHREIPGIVTRQFSIAPESPFQNQPMGKACIRTRCGVSIVAIMREGEVLPSPGPDVVLHSGDLLVAVGTQEGLDSAADILRNG, encoded by the coding sequence ATGAACGTGGACGAGACTGACCTCCCCGGCATGGGCCGGCGGAAGGACTTCATGACGACTTCCGGCCGCCGCATCGGCGTCGTGGAGCTGCGCGAGGGCACGATGGAACTCATCGTTTCCACTTGGGACGATCCCGACACCTGCCAGGCGTCGATTCCCCTGACCGGCGATGAGGCCGCCACCCTGGGTAACCTCCTGGGCGGGCAGCACCTTGCCATGAAGCTGACTGAAGAGCACCGGGAGATCCCGGGCATCGTGACCCGGCAGTTCTCCATCGCGCCGGAATCCCCGTTCCAGAACCAGCCCATGGGGAAGGCCTGCATCCGCACCCGGTGCGGAGTCTCGATCGTGGCGATCATGCGTGAAGGCGAAGTGCTCCCGTCGCCGGGACCCGACGTCGTACTTCACTCCGGTGACCTCCTCGTTGCAGTTGGAACGCAAGAAGGCCTCGATTCGGCGGCCGATATCCTGCGCAACGGCTGA
- a CDS encoding MFS transporter, translating to MNTASAPEAMQPSSELASGTQATGKGRVLAWAAWDWGSAAFNAVMTTFVFTVYLTSNAFGGEDQASAVLGGALAIAGIAIALLAPVTGQRSDNGGRRKLWLGVNTAAVAVLTGLCFFVFPRPEFLLLGVSLIALGNVFFEFAGVNYNAMLAQISTPKNIGKVSGFGWGMGYLGGIVALLIVLQLFVQPSFDWLGASTEDSLNIRLVAVFSALWFFIFALPVLFAVPELPRPERAQPLGFLASYRLLIRRIKAIYATSPHTIYFLLASAVFRDGLAAVFTFGGIIAAGTFGFELSEVIFFAIFGNVVAAVGAIIGGFLDDRVGPKAVIMGSLVGLLVAGTMILVLGNENYIFFGTPWAGSTTFWVFGLFLCLFVGPAQSSSRAYLARLAPHGESGELFGLYATTGRAVSFLAPALFTLCITLATPLVAPGEAQRWGILGIMVVLLAGLLVLLPVKSPDKTAIAVVPAS from the coding sequence ATGAACACCGCCAGCGCTCCTGAGGCCATGCAGCCGTCATCGGAACTCGCGTCCGGAACCCAGGCCACCGGCAAGGGCCGGGTCCTCGCCTGGGCCGCCTGGGACTGGGGATCTGCGGCCTTCAACGCGGTAATGACCACCTTCGTGTTCACCGTCTACCTCACGTCCAATGCCTTCGGCGGCGAGGACCAGGCGTCGGCCGTTCTTGGCGGTGCACTGGCCATTGCGGGGATCGCCATCGCGCTGCTCGCTCCGGTGACCGGGCAGCGCTCGGACAACGGCGGGCGCCGCAAACTGTGGCTGGGGGTCAACACGGCCGCCGTCGCCGTCCTGACGGGCCTGTGCTTCTTTGTGTTCCCACGGCCGGAGTTCCTGCTCCTGGGCGTTTCCCTGATCGCGCTGGGGAATGTGTTCTTTGAGTTCGCCGGCGTCAACTACAACGCCATGCTGGCCCAGATCTCCACGCCGAAGAACATCGGCAAGGTCAGCGGGTTCGGCTGGGGCATGGGCTACCTGGGCGGCATTGTGGCCCTGCTGATTGTGCTGCAGCTGTTTGTGCAGCCGAGCTTCGACTGGTTAGGCGCCTCCACCGAGGACAGCCTGAACATCCGGCTGGTGGCCGTGTTCTCCGCCCTGTGGTTCTTCATCTTTGCCCTGCCGGTGCTGTTCGCCGTCCCGGAGCTGCCGCGGCCGGAGCGGGCCCAACCGCTGGGTTTCCTGGCCTCCTACCGCCTGCTGATCCGCCGGATCAAGGCCATCTACGCCACCAGCCCGCACACCATTTACTTCCTCCTGGCCAGCGCAGTGTTCCGGGACGGCCTCGCGGCCGTGTTCACGTTCGGCGGGATCATCGCGGCCGGCACGTTTGGCTTCGAATTGTCCGAGGTCATCTTCTTTGCCATCTTCGGCAATGTGGTGGCGGCCGTGGGCGCCATCATCGGCGGGTTCCTGGACGATCGTGTGGGGCCCAAGGCCGTGATCATGGGTTCCCTCGTGGGGCTGCTGGTCGCCGGGACCATGATCCTGGTCCTCGGCAACGAAAACTACATCTTCTTTGGCACGCCGTGGGCCGGCAGCACCACCTTCTGGGTCTTCGGGCTGTTCCTGTGCCTGTTTGTGGGGCCCGCCCAGTCCTCGTCGCGGGCTTACCTGGCCCGGCTGGCACCCCACGGCGAGTCCGGCGAACTGTTCGGCCTCTACGCCACCACCGGCCGTGCCGTCAGTTTCCTGGCCCCGGCGCTGTTCACCCTGTGCATCACGCTGGCCACGCCCCTGGTTGCGCCCGGCGAGGCACAGCGCTGGGGAATCCTGGGCATCATGGTGGTGCTGCTCGCCGGCCTGCTGGTCCTGCTCCCGGTGAAGTCGCCGGACAAGACCGCCATCGCCGTCGTTCCAGCCTCCTAG
- a CDS encoding Na+/H+ antiporter subunit A has protein sequence MITVLAVHFAVAAVAPFLFRAWGRNAFYALAAVPSASFVWLLFQHGAVYSDAGAVSEVFPWIPGLDLEFAFRLDPLAWVMSLLILGVGALVLVYCARYFSLKDQDLGGFGAQFLAFAGVMFGLVIADDLLLMFIFWELTTILSYLLIGFARTRLAARRSALQALMVTTAGGLAMLVGLVMLGHSAGTYRISAILAQAPTLISGPTGAIVAAAVVLILAGAISKSALVPFHFWLPGAMAAPTPVSAYLHAAAMVKAGIYLVARLAPGFSDTAYWQSIVLGLGLATMLVGGYRALRQTDIKLILAYGTVSQLGFLTMVVGLGTPDAALAGLAMLLAHGLFKATLFLVVGIIDHQAGTRDVRQLSGVFRQSRALGIVAGIGAASMAGVPLLAGFVAKESVLEAFVHHAADGEAWSMVVLVGIVLGSILTFAYSARFMWGAFAVKPGIERTTFKAVKPSFLAAPAVLSVLSIVYGLWPAPVDAWVQPYAALFASTASDAGTPAEQAGHLALWHGFTPALGLTALTFALGLAMYFGRNLVARAQSRVPGWIDGDRMYQLTIGALDDTAVWITGRTQRGSLYFYLAVILTMAFALPLTAMVLAGKPLPDNLYFVDPYSPLQPVVGAGIVIGALAAVKANKRFLAVLMVSVTGYGIALMFALQGAPDLALTQMLVETIILVAFVLAMRSLPAELRDRTGGKYRVIRVIIGAAFGVTMVFAAIHAMGARVAVPVSLEFPRLAYEGGGGLNIVNVTLVDIRAWDTFGEISVLALAATGVASLIFVRGRGDRTRVSETIAEGSVGRQVAVDPGSREAAALAISRKFAASARDAWIVAGRTLAPERRSIIFEVVTRLIFHSLIIFSLYLLLAGHNLPGGGFAGGLTAGLALAIRYLAGGRFELREATPVGAGTLLGIGLATAAASGVVPLLLGGQVFQTAIIELWLPVFGDIKFVTSTIFDIGVYIVVIGLVLDVLRSLGSEIDEHFEEQRTAPAEEAPSDDAPAAAEVQAHVHAREPAGVPAETTARGRG, from the coding sequence GTGATCACAGTTCTTGCCGTGCATTTTGCGGTTGCTGCCGTGGCGCCGTTTCTCTTCAGGGCGTGGGGTCGCAACGCGTTCTATGCGCTGGCGGCTGTGCCCTCTGCTTCCTTTGTCTGGCTGTTGTTCCAGCACGGCGCCGTGTACTCGGACGCCGGCGCGGTCTCGGAGGTCTTCCCGTGGATTCCCGGGCTGGATCTTGAATTCGCCTTCCGGCTCGATCCCCTTGCCTGGGTGATGTCGCTCCTTATCCTGGGCGTCGGCGCCTTGGTGCTCGTCTATTGCGCCCGGTACTTTAGCCTCAAGGACCAGGATCTCGGCGGCTTCGGCGCCCAGTTCCTCGCCTTCGCGGGAGTGATGTTCGGCCTGGTGATCGCTGACGATCTTCTTCTGATGTTCATCTTCTGGGAACTCACCACCATCCTGTCCTACCTGCTGATCGGCTTCGCCCGCACCAGGCTGGCGGCCCGGCGTTCGGCGCTGCAGGCCCTGATGGTCACCACCGCGGGCGGGCTGGCCATGCTGGTGGGCCTGGTCATGCTTGGCCACAGCGCCGGCACGTACCGGATTTCGGCGATCCTGGCGCAGGCTCCCACCCTGATAAGCGGACCGACCGGCGCAATCGTTGCCGCCGCTGTCGTACTTATCCTGGCGGGCGCCATCAGCAAGTCCGCGCTGGTTCCCTTCCACTTCTGGCTTCCGGGAGCCATGGCGGCCCCCACGCCGGTGAGCGCCTACCTCCACGCCGCGGCTATGGTGAAGGCCGGGATATACCTGGTGGCACGGCTTGCCCCGGGATTTTCCGACACCGCCTACTGGCAGTCCATTGTGCTGGGCCTGGGCCTGGCCACCATGCTGGTTGGCGGCTACCGGGCGCTCCGGCAGACCGACATCAAACTCATCCTGGCCTACGGCACCGTCAGTCAGCTGGGTTTCCTGACCATGGTGGTGGGGCTGGGCACGCCGGACGCGGCCCTCGCCGGCCTCGCGATGCTCCTCGCCCACGGACTGTTCAAGGCCACCCTGTTCCTGGTGGTGGGCATCATCGACCACCAGGCCGGGACCCGCGATGTGCGCCAGCTGTCGGGCGTGTTCCGGCAGTCCCGCGCGCTCGGAATAGTGGCCGGCATCGGTGCCGCCTCGATGGCCGGCGTCCCGCTGCTCGCCGGATTTGTGGCCAAGGAATCAGTCCTGGAAGCCTTTGTCCACCACGCTGCCGACGGGGAGGCCTGGAGCATGGTGGTGCTCGTGGGCATCGTCCTCGGGTCCATTCTCACGTTCGCCTACAGCGCACGCTTTATGTGGGGAGCGTTCGCGGTGAAGCCCGGGATTGAGCGGACAACGTTCAAGGCGGTCAAGCCTTCCTTCCTGGCGGCCCCGGCCGTCCTCAGCGTCCTCAGCATCGTCTACGGCCTCTGGCCGGCGCCGGTGGACGCCTGGGTCCAGCCCTACGCCGCGCTGTTCGCCTCCACCGCGTCCGACGCCGGCACACCGGCCGAGCAGGCCGGCCACCTTGCGCTGTGGCACGGTTTCACCCCCGCCCTGGGATTGACGGCCCTTACGTTCGCCCTGGGCCTGGCGATGTACTTCGGACGGAACCTGGTGGCCCGTGCGCAGTCCCGCGTCCCGGGCTGGATCGACGGCGACCGCATGTACCAGCTCACCATCGGCGCCCTGGACGACACCGCGGTCTGGATCACCGGCCGCACGCAGCGTGGTTCCCTGTACTTCTACCTCGCCGTGATCCTCACGATGGCGTTCGCGCTGCCGCTGACCGCCATGGTGCTGGCGGGCAAGCCGCTGCCGGACAACCTGTACTTCGTCGATCCCTACTCGCCGCTGCAGCCCGTGGTCGGGGCGGGAATTGTCATCGGCGCGCTGGCCGCGGTCAAGGCCAACAAACGGTTCCTCGCCGTGCTGATGGTGTCCGTCACCGGATACGGGATCGCCCTGATGTTCGCGCTCCAGGGCGCACCGGACCTGGCCCTCACGCAGATGCTTGTGGAAACCATCATCCTGGTGGCCTTTGTCCTGGCCATGCGCAGCCTGCCCGCGGAACTCCGTGACCGCACCGGCGGCAAGTACCGGGTGATCCGCGTGATCATCGGGGCGGCGTTCGGCGTCACCATGGTCTTCGCCGCCATCCACGCCATGGGCGCCCGGGTGGCCGTCCCCGTGTCCCTGGAATTCCCGCGCCTTGCCTATGAAGGCGGCGGCGGGCTGAACATCGTCAACGTGACCCTGGTGGACATCCGCGCCTGGGACACTTTCGGTGAAATATCCGTCCTTGCCCTGGCCGCCACAGGAGTTGCCAGCCTCATCTTCGTCCGCGGCCGCGGCGACCGGACCAGGGTCTCTGAAACTATTGCCGAGGGCAGCGTCGGCCGCCAGGTCGCAGTGGATCCCGGGTCGCGGGAAGCCGCGGCCCTGGCGATCAGCCGCAAATTCGCCGCCTCCGCCCGGGATGCCTGGATCGTGGCGGGGCGCACGCTGGCACCGGAACGGCGTTCCATCATCTTTGAAGTGGTCACGCGGCTGATCTTCCACTCCCTGATCATCTTCTCGCTTTACCTCCTCCTGGCCGGCCACAACCTGCCCGGCGGCGGCTTCGCCGGCGGCCTGACTGCCGGGCTTGCCCTGGCCATCCGCTACCTGGCCGGCGGCCGGTTCGAACTGCGTGAGGCCACGCCCGTCGGCGCCGGAACGCTGCTGGGGATCGGGCTCGCCACTGCGGCGGCGTCCGGTGTGGTGCCGCTGCTGCTGGGCGGTCAGGTATTCCAGACCGCCATCATCGAACTCTGGCTTCCGGTGTTCGGGGACATCAAGTTCGTTACGTCCACCATCTTCGACATCGGCGTCTACATTGTGGTGATCGGCCTGGTGCTGGACGTGCTGCGCAGCCTGGGCTCCGAGATCGACGAACACTTTGAAGAGCAGAGAACTGCGCCCGCCGAGGAAGCGCCAAGCGACGACGCTCCTGCCGCTGCCGAGGTGCAGGCGCATGTGCACGCCAGGGAGCCCGCGGGCGTCCCCGCCGAAACCACCGCGAGGGGCCGAGGATGA
- a CDS encoding Na(+)/H(+) antiporter subunit C: protein MSVNLTLLTVMGALYACGIYLILERSLTRVLLGLMLLANATNLLILATGGYAGLAPLYNKDTGAQEYSDPLPQALILTSIVISFAVTAFMLGIIYRTWVLARQDEIQDDIEDLRVAETPRFDAEDDAPIPAETSEFPLTMLGSDGSAVSDHRTAADGPDEAGGSVTAGAKEIPAGDAAAEEQPGSQNVTPGPEGGVK from the coding sequence ATGAGCGTCAACCTGACCCTGCTGACCGTTATGGGTGCCCTGTATGCGTGTGGCATCTACCTGATCCTGGAACGCAGCCTCACCCGCGTGCTGCTCGGGCTGATGCTGCTGGCCAACGCCACCAACCTGCTGATCCTGGCCACCGGCGGCTACGCAGGCCTGGCGCCGCTGTACAACAAGGACACCGGCGCCCAGGAGTACTCGGACCCGCTTCCGCAGGCCCTGATCCTCACGTCGATCGTGATCTCGTTCGCGGTGACGGCCTTTATGCTCGGCATCATTTACCGCACCTGGGTCCTGGCCCGCCAGGATGAGATCCAGGACGACATCGAGGACCTCCGTGTCGCCGAGACGCCCCGCTTCGACGCCGAGGATGACGCCCCGATTCCGGCCGAAACTTCGGAGTTTCCCCTGACCATGCTGGGCAGTGACGGGAGCGCCGTCTCGGACCACCGCACGGCTGCGGACGGCCCGGATGAGGCCGGGGGTTCCGTCACCGCCGGCGCTAAGGAGATTCCTGCCGGGGACGCCGCCGCCGAAGAGCAACCCGGCTCGCAGAACGTAACCCCTGGTCCCGAAGGAGGTGTGAAGTGA